A genome region from Pygocentrus nattereri isolate fPygNat1 chromosome 10, fPygNat1.pri, whole genome shotgun sequence includes the following:
- the thumpd2 gene encoding THUMP domain-containing protein 2 isoform X2, with protein MIQQSIVGNPDVWRQALSTWAALQAELNGSHGRGQKRKREEEEDDVNGIKESVESEDACGLGQNRPTFRVSCRCSGAIARCCNSQNLSRIIGVAISQQLGWKADLRQPNLEVNVYMSDDHCVLGIPLLRHPLASRSYMKHTGLRSTIAWAMTSVCPIEEASVILDPMCGVGTILLEAAQECPSAVFIGMDSEEAQLQKAAENVEAAGQVNRMLLVQSSCMDIPLPTGSVDAVLCDVPFGRRFSCSTDMTSALPRILAEMERVLSDGGYLVLLLSLQLSGQIKKLVKSNTPNPESRAAGRNTKSPDHTHGVSKHSSEPDENRETERLKLSSLLLQNTHRVSLGSTDAIIHTYTKTHTLTH; from the exons ATGATACAGCAAAGCATCGTGGGAAATCCAGATGTTTGGAGACAGGCCCTCTCCACCTGGGCTGCGCTCCAGGCGGAGCTTAACGGCTCCCATGGGCGGGgtcagaagagaaagagagaagaagaggaagacgaTGTGAATGGAATAAAGGAGAGCGTAGAGAGTGAGGACGCTTGTGGTTTGGGTCAGAATCGTCCCACCTTCAGGGTCAGTTGCCGCTGCAGTGGAGCCATCGCTCGCTGCTGTAACTCCCAG aacTTGAGTCGCATCATTGGGGTGGCCATCAGCCAACAGCTTGGATGGAAAGCTGACCTGAGACAGCCGAATCTTGAG GTGAATGTGTATATGAGTGATGACCACTGTGTGCTCGGGATTCCTCTGTTAAG GCATCCTTTGGCCAGTCGCAGTTATATGAAGCACACTGGGCTTAGGTCCACTATAGCCTGGGCTATGACATCGGTGTGTCCCATAGAG GAGGCCTCTGTGATTTTAGATCCTATGTGTGGAGTTGGCACGATATTATTAGAGGCAGCTCAGGAGTGTCCG agtgctgTGTTTATAGGAATGGACAGTGAGGAGGCTCAGTTGCAGAAAGCTGCAGAGAATGTAGAAGCTGCTGGCCAAGTAAACAGAATGCTGCTAGTCCAGTCATCCTGCATGG ATATCCCATTACCAACGGGCTCAGTGGACGCAGTCCTGTGTGACGTGCCGTTCGGCAGAAGGTTCAGCTGCAGCACGGACATGACCTCTGCCCTGCCACGCATACTGGCCGAGATGGAGAG GGTTCTCAGTGACGGTGGATATCTGGTTCTCCTGTTAAGTCTACAACTTTCAGGCCAGATTAAGAAACTAGTCAAATCAAACACACCCAACCCAGAGTCACGCGCAGCCGGCCGTAACACTAAGTCACCTGACCACACACACGGCGTGAGCAAACACAGCTCAGAGCCAGacgaaaacagagagacagaaagactgaAGCTCAGTTCGCTGCTTctgcagaacacacacagagtgagccTCGGCAGCACCGACGCAATCATACACACCTACaccaagacacacacacttacacactga
- the thumpd2 gene encoding THUMP domain-containing protein 2 isoform X1 — protein MGEADGSVRFYCTAGGGMETFLLDEVKRKLEATEVEHIPGRVFFCCRAALQELMRLKSAERLFLLLRKAPPTSLPKNPAKAASMIQQSIVGNPDVWRQALSTWAALQAELNGSHGRGQKRKREEEEDDVNGIKESVESEDACGLGQNRPTFRVSCRCSGAIARCCNSQNLSRIIGVAISQQLGWKADLRQPNLEVNVYMSDDHCVLGIPLLRHPLASRSYMKHTGLRSTIAWAMTSVCPIEEASVILDPMCGVGTILLEAAQECPSAVFIGMDSEEAQLQKAAENVEAAGQVNRMLLVQSSCMDIPLPTGSVDAVLCDVPFGRRFSCSTDMTSALPRILAEMERVLSDGGYLVLLLSLQLSGQIKKLVKSNTPNPESRAAGRNTKSPDHTHGVSKHSSEPDENRETERLKLSSLLLQNTHRVSLGSTDAIIHTYTKTHTLTH, from the exons ATGGGGGAGGCTGATGGCTCTGTTCGGTTCTACTGCACCGCCGGCGGCGGCATGGAGACATTTTTGCTGGATGAAGTCAAACGCAAACTGGAAGCCACCGAG gtGGAACACATACCTGGCAGAGTGTTTTTCTGTTGCCGGGCAGCTCTACAAGAATTGATGCGGCTGAAATCCGCTGAGAGGCTGTTCCTGCTCCTCCGCAAAGCTCCGCCCACCTCCCTACCCAAAAACCCAG CAAAAGCTGCGAGTATGATACAGCAAAGCATCGTGGGAAATCCAGATGTTTGGAGACAGGCCCTCTCCACCTGGGCTGCGCTCCAGGCGGAGCTTAACGGCTCCCATGGGCGGGgtcagaagagaaagagagaagaagaggaagacgaTGTGAATGGAATAAAGGAGAGCGTAGAGAGTGAGGACGCTTGTGGTTTGGGTCAGAATCGTCCCACCTTCAGGGTCAGTTGCCGCTGCAGTGGAGCCATCGCTCGCTGCTGTAACTCCCAG aacTTGAGTCGCATCATTGGGGTGGCCATCAGCCAACAGCTTGGATGGAAAGCTGACCTGAGACAGCCGAATCTTGAG GTGAATGTGTATATGAGTGATGACCACTGTGTGCTCGGGATTCCTCTGTTAAG GCATCCTTTGGCCAGTCGCAGTTATATGAAGCACACTGGGCTTAGGTCCACTATAGCCTGGGCTATGACATCGGTGTGTCCCATAGAG GAGGCCTCTGTGATTTTAGATCCTATGTGTGGAGTTGGCACGATATTATTAGAGGCAGCTCAGGAGTGTCCG agtgctgTGTTTATAGGAATGGACAGTGAGGAGGCTCAGTTGCAGAAAGCTGCAGAGAATGTAGAAGCTGCTGGCCAAGTAAACAGAATGCTGCTAGTCCAGTCATCCTGCATGG ATATCCCATTACCAACGGGCTCAGTGGACGCAGTCCTGTGTGACGTGCCGTTCGGCAGAAGGTTCAGCTGCAGCACGGACATGACCTCTGCCCTGCCACGCATACTGGCCGAGATGGAGAG GGTTCTCAGTGACGGTGGATATCTGGTTCTCCTGTTAAGTCTACAACTTTCAGGCCAGATTAAGAAACTAGTCAAATCAAACACACCCAACCCAGAGTCACGCGCAGCCGGCCGTAACACTAAGTCACCTGACCACACACACGGCGTGAGCAAACACAGCTCAGAGCCAGacgaaaacagagagacagaaagactgaAGCTCAGTTCGCTGCTTctgcagaacacacacagagtgagccTCGGCAGCACCGACGCAATCATACACACCTACaccaagacacacacacttacacactga